In Ammospiza caudacuta isolate bAmmCau1 chromosome 2, bAmmCau1.pri, whole genome shotgun sequence, a genomic segment contains:
- the RFXAP gene encoding regulatory factor X-associated protein, translated as MAVTEMKNTEADMGKTLRLPRSFRPRAFTTRGQTTLAALTRPLTLHASGRGACALRVAPARGRCGGGAGAVRSLRDRPGRAGHGTAALQDSPAAAPASSASSSSSSSPPQQQQQLTLLVMQPGGGEEAVAGAAGVVLQPSADPQLPPSASGGLMVFYELGPPGEIEVGEEEVEVEAAGGESTASLEELEEEEAAAPGTAGGEAAAGGECKSCTYEGCSETTTQVVKQRKPWMCKRHRNKIYKDKYKRKKSDQALGGGGAAAAGGGPRAEDSAEGSVSVTKQRTGSIGDRPARPTLLEQVLNKKRLSLLRSPEVVQFLQKQQQLLSQQALEQRQQQFQGAPG; from the exons ATGGCTGTAACAGAGATGAAAAACACTGAAGCAGATATGGGGAAA ACCCTCCGACTTCCACGCTCCTTTCGACCACGAGCATTTACCACCCGGGGCCAAACCACACTGGCGGCTCTAACACGGCCTCTAACGCTTCACGCCAGCG GCCGGGGCGCGTGCGCCCTGCGCGTGGCGCCTGCGCGCGGGCGGTGCGGCGGAGGCGCGGGAGCGGTGCGCTCGCTCAGGGaccggccgggccgggccgggcacgGCACCGCCGCCCTGCAGGacagccccgccgccgctcccgcctcctccgcctcttcctcctcctcctcgtcgccgccgcagcagcagcagcagctgacgCTGCTCGTGATGCAGCCCGGCGGCGGCGAGGAGGCGGtggccggggcggcgggggtGGTGCTGCAGCCGAGCGCCGACCCGCAGCTGCCGCCCTCCGCTAGCGGCGGCCTCATGGTGTTCTACGAGCTGGGGCCCCCCGGCGAGATCGAGGTGGgcgaggaggaggtggaggtggAGGCGGCGGGCGGCGAGAGCACGGCCAgcttggaggagctggaggaggaggaggcggcggcgccggggaCTGCGGGcggcgaggcggcggcgggcggcgagTGCAAGAGCTGCACGTACGAGGGCTGCAGCGAGACCACCACGCAGGTGGTGAAGCAGCGCAAGCCCTGGATGTGCAAGCGGCACCGCAACAAGATCTACAAGGACAAGTACAAGCGCAAGAAGAGCGACCAGGCCctggggggcggcggggcggcggccgcggggggcGGCCCGCGGGCCGAG GATAGTGCTGAAGGTTCAGTGTCTGTCACAAAGCAGAGAACAGGATCCATTGGAGATCGCCCAGCAAGACCTACTCTTTTAGAACAAGTATTGAATAAGAAGAGGCTG tCCCTACTCAGAAGCCCAGAAGTAGTGCAGTTTCTACAGAAACAACAGCAACTGTTAAGTCAACAAGCTTTGGAACAAAGGCAGCAACAGTTTCAAGGTGCACCTGGGTAA